A genomic stretch from Desulfotignum balticum DSM 7044 includes:
- the rny gene encoding ribonuclease Y, translating to MEIVLSLIIVLLLVLGVVGFFRIKKKFSLEKLNIEEEQRRIIEAAEIKAETLIKEAQLEAKSRLLEMKGSFDAETQETREELKKEARRLSKKSEKLDQTEDLFIQKEAELHGKEAEINEKLEAVASDEAYYANLVEETRKELEKVSGLTLEEARELLLKTLEEEARHEGAKLVKKITSEAREQADKEAKKIISTAIQRYAGDFVAERTVSVVHLPGDEMKGRIIGREGRNIRALEAATGIDLIIDDTPEAVILSGFNPVRREVARLSLEKLISDGRIHPARIEDVVERAGKEVDLAIKEAGEQAAFDLGVHGINPELIKVLGKLKFRTSYAQNVLQHSFEVAFLAGVIAAELKLDVKLAKRMGLLHDIGKAIDHEVDGAHAIIGAKLAKKYGELDCVVNAIAAHHEDQMPTSVYDYIVQAADALSGARPGARKESLENYIKRLEDLEKIANSFDGVINTYAIQAGREIRVITESGKISDEDAVLLSREIARQIEENLTFPGQVKVVVIRETRAVEYTKK from the coding sequence ATGGAAATAGTCCTCTCATTGATAATTGTTTTATTGCTGGTATTGGGAGTGGTCGGCTTTTTCAGGATTAAGAAAAAGTTTTCTCTTGAAAAGCTGAATATTGAAGAAGAGCAGAGGCGGATTATAGAAGCGGCTGAAATCAAAGCGGAAACATTGATCAAAGAAGCCCAGCTCGAAGCGAAATCCCGACTTTTGGAAATGAAGGGCAGTTTTGATGCTGAGACCCAGGAAACGCGTGAAGAATTAAAAAAAGAAGCCCGCAGACTTTCCAAAAAGAGTGAAAAGCTGGATCAGACAGAAGATCTGTTCATTCAGAAAGAAGCCGAACTTCATGGCAAAGAAGCAGAAATTAATGAAAAACTGGAAGCCGTCGCCAGTGATGAAGCCTATTATGCCAATCTGGTGGAAGAAACCCGAAAAGAACTGGAAAAGGTTTCCGGCCTGACGCTGGAAGAAGCCAGAGAACTGCTGCTTAAAACTCTGGAAGAAGAGGCCCGGCACGAAGGTGCCAAATTGGTGAAAAAAATCACCTCAGAAGCCAGAGAGCAGGCGGATAAAGAGGCCAAAAAAATTATATCCACAGCCATTCAGCGGTATGCCGGGGATTTTGTGGCGGAACGCACCGTGTCTGTGGTGCATTTGCCGGGCGATGAAATGAAAGGCCGGATTATCGGAAGAGAGGGCAGAAATATACGGGCCCTGGAAGCGGCCACGGGGATTGATCTGATCATTGATGATACCCCTGAAGCCGTAATTCTGTCAGGATTTAATCCCGTGCGGCGGGAAGTCGCCCGGTTGTCTCTGGAAAAATTGATTTCCGATGGCCGGATTCATCCGGCCAGAATAGAGGATGTGGTGGAACGGGCAGGCAAGGAAGTGGATCTTGCCATCAAGGAAGCCGGTGAACAGGCGGCATTCGATTTAGGGGTTCACGGCATCAATCCGGAATTGATCAAGGTGCTGGGAAAATTGAAATTCCGGACTTCTTATGCCCAGAATGTGCTTCAGCATTCTTTTGAAGTGGCATTTCTGGCCGGTGTGATCGCCGCTGAACTGAAACTGGATGTCAAGCTGGCCAAACGGATGGGTCTGCTTCATGATATCGGCAAAGCCATCGATCATGAAGTGGATGGGGCTCATGCCATTATCGGTGCCAAGCTGGCCAAAAAATACGGAGAGCTGGATTGTGTGGTCAATGCCATTGCCGCCCATCATGAAGATCAGATGCCCACGTCTGTGTATGATTATATTGTCCAGGCGGCAGACGCGTTGTCCGGGGCCAGACCGGGTGCCAGAAAAGAAAGTCTTGAAAATTATATCAAACGGCTGGAAGACCTTGAAAAGATAGCCAATTCGTTTGACGGGGTGATCAATACCTATGCCATTCAGGCCGGCCGTGAGATTCGTGTGATTACTGAAAGTGGAAAAATCAGTGATGAAGATGCCGTGTTGCTGTCCAGGGAAATCGCCCGGCAGATTGAAGAGAACCTGACATTTCCGGGCCAGGTCAAAGTGGTGGTGATCAGAGAAACCAGAGCCGTTGAGTATACTAAAAAATAG